A single window of Halotalea alkalilenta DNA harbors:
- a CDS encoding IclR family transcriptional regulator encodes MSEAVTGKGRARGIDRIIGLCDCLHRVGRPVSVRELVELTQAPRSSVYEQVATLLEAGWLEERTDGLLFFGRKMHYFGADYLRHDDFIARARRVLVELTAEHAETSQLCMLEGDKYVVALSEMPTRPFAISSEVGMATPIPWTASGRVLLEGYDAAQLHAFVPEQDFILPNGERIRLADFAADISRAASQGYAVTRGLVDGFACCIAVPIRDLQGKVKATICFTVGNDIDDQRLAMLVEVLSEAGRRLSEVSVSGAR; translated from the coding sequence ATGAGCGAAGCAGTCACAGGGAAGGGGCGGGCTCGGGGTATCGATCGGATCATCGGGCTATGCGACTGCCTGCACCGGGTGGGCCGGCCGGTCAGCGTGCGCGAACTGGTCGAGCTGACCCAGGCGCCGCGCTCGAGCGTCTATGAGCAGGTCGCGACGCTGCTCGAGGCGGGGTGGCTGGAGGAGCGCACCGATGGCCTTTTGTTCTTCGGGCGCAAGATGCATTACTTCGGCGCCGACTACCTGCGCCATGACGATTTCATCGCCCGCGCCCGCCGGGTGCTGGTAGAGCTCACCGCCGAGCACGCCGAGACCAGTCAGCTGTGCATGCTGGAGGGCGACAAGTACGTGGTGGCGCTCTCCGAGATGCCGACCCGGCCCTTTGCGATCAGCTCCGAGGTCGGCATGGCGACGCCTATTCCCTGGACCGCCTCTGGACGCGTGCTGCTCGAGGGGTATGATGCGGCGCAGCTGCATGCTTTCGTCCCCGAACAGGATTTCATCCTGCCGAACGGTGAGCGAATCCGGCTTGCGGATTTTGCCGCCGACATTTCCCGCGCCGCGTCCCAGGGGTATGCGGTCACCCGCGGGTTGGTCGATGGCTTCGCCTGCTGCATCGCGGTGCCGATTCGCGATCTGCAGGGCAAGGTCAAGGCGACGATCTGCTTCACCGTAGGCAACGATATCGACGACCAACGACTGGCGATGCTGGTCGAGGTGCTCAGCGAGGCGGGCAGGCGGCTCTCCGAGGTGAGCGTTTCCGGGGCGAGATGA
- a CDS encoding transporter substrate-binding domain-containing protein, producing MNTSHRVLALASTCLALSSLSSQAYADKLGEVLERGEIVIGTGTANPPWHFTQNGETVGFDADIGHLLAKGLFNDPSKVRFVNQSSDARIPNLLTGNVDLSCQAMTVTAARAQQVEFTIPYYREGVGLLLRAGGDYGDFDALTQAGTEVTVAVLQNVYAEEMVHKALPEAKVDQYQSQDMIYQALNSRRADAVATDLSTLRWYLQQNPDRYVDAGYAWMPQSYSCAVAPGDQRWLNFLNTTLFEAMHGVEFDAYAQAYEKWFGETPPAPRPGFPSP from the coding sequence ATGAACACTTCCCACCGCGTACTCGCGCTGGCGAGTACCTGCCTGGCGCTCTCTTCGCTCTCCTCCCAGGCCTACGCCGACAAGCTCGGCGAGGTGCTGGAGCGCGGCGAAATCGTGATCGGAACGGGCACCGCCAACCCGCCCTGGCATTTCACCCAGAACGGCGAGACCGTCGGCTTCGACGCCGACATCGGCCACCTGCTGGCCAAGGGGTTGTTCAACGACCCCTCCAAGGTTCGCTTCGTCAATCAGTCATCCGATGCGCGCATCCCCAACCTGCTGACCGGCAACGTCGACCTCTCCTGCCAAGCGATGACGGTGACCGCGGCGCGTGCCCAGCAGGTCGAGTTCACCATCCCCTACTACCGTGAAGGCGTCGGCCTGCTGCTGCGCGCCGGCGGCGACTACGGCGACTTCGATGCGCTGACGCAGGCGGGGACCGAGGTGACCGTGGCGGTGCTGCAAAACGTCTACGCCGAAGAGATGGTGCACAAGGCACTGCCCGAGGCGAAGGTCGACCAGTACCAGAGCCAGGACATGATCTACCAGGCGCTCAACTCGCGCCGGGCCGACGCAGTGGCGACCGACCTGTCGACGCTACGCTGGTACCTGCAGCAGAACCCCGATCGCTACGTCGACGCAGGCTACGCCTGGATGCCGCAGTCCTATAGCTGCGCGGTGGCCCCGGGAGACCAGCGCTGGCTGAACTTCCTCAACACCACCCTGTTCGAGGCCATGCATGGGGTCGAATTCGACGCCTATGCACAGGCGTACGAGAAGTGGTTCGGCGAAACGCCGCCCGCCCCTCGGCCTGGCTTCCCTTCGCCCTGA
- a CDS encoding amino acid ABC transporter ATP-binding protein: protein MTVLIDIQDLHKSYDTLEVLKGVNLSVKVGEVVSIIGSSGSGKTTLLRCINLLEAFQGGRILVDGQPIGYRERDGKRVRDSERRIAQQRAMTGMVFQQFNLFPHLSALDNITLGLTKVRGLSRAEAVEQAEGWLERVGMLAHLHHRPSQLSGGQQQRVAIARAVAMKPKVMLFDEATSALDPERVAEVLDTIRGLAQDGMTMVLVTHEMRFAREVSDQVVFMNAGRIEEQGPPQRLFGFPQSTRLRDFLARSGI, encoded by the coding sequence ATGACCGTGCTGATCGACATCCAGGACCTGCACAAAAGCTACGATACCCTCGAGGTGCTCAAGGGAGTGAACTTGAGCGTCAAGGTTGGCGAAGTGGTCTCGATCATAGGCTCGAGCGGCTCGGGCAAGACCACCCTGCTGCGCTGCATCAACCTGCTCGAGGCCTTCCAGGGCGGCCGTATCCTGGTCGATGGCCAGCCGATCGGCTATCGCGAGCGCGACGGCAAACGTGTCCGCGACAGCGAGCGCAGGATCGCCCAGCAGCGCGCGATGACCGGGATGGTGTTCCAGCAATTCAATCTGTTTCCCCATCTCAGCGCGCTCGACAATATCACCCTTGGGCTGACCAAGGTGCGCGGGCTGTCCCGCGCCGAGGCCGTCGAGCAGGCCGAAGGCTGGCTCGAGCGAGTGGGCATGCTGGCCCACCTGCACCATCGCCCCTCGCAGCTCTCCGGCGGCCAGCAGCAGCGCGTGGCGATCGCCCGCGCGGTGGCGATGAAGCCCAAGGTGATGCTGTTCGACGAAGCGACCTCGGCGCTCGATCCCGAGCGCGTCGCCGAGGTACTCGACACCATCCGAGGCCTTGCCCAAGACGGCATGACCATGGTGCTGGTCACCCACGAAATGCGCTTCGCCCGCGAGGTCTCCGATCAGGTGGTGTTCATGAACGCCGGGCGGATCGAGGAACAGGGACCGCCGCAGCGGCTGTTCGGCTTCCCGCAGAGCACCCGGCTTCGCGACTTCCTTGCCCGCTCGGGGATCTGA
- a CDS encoding ABC transporter permease, which yields MYTYVAKRLLIAIPTLLIISLFVFMLQKLLPGDPILAMAGEERDPVLIAQLREQYRLNDPVVYQYLYWLGDVLRGDLGTSLRTNQPVTELILQKLPVTIQLAVMAMIFAVLIGIPAGIIAAVRKNTLLDYLANLVALSGLSIPNFWLGIMLILLVSVYLGWLPASGYYPFFADPLRSLETMIMPAFVLSTPLAAMLMRHTRSSMLGVLRADYIRTARAKGLSERTVVMEHGLRNGLLPVITLSALLFGDLLAGAVLTEQVFTIPGFGKLIVDAVFNRDYAVVQGVVLCTAVAFILMNLIADILYVLLNPRMRATL from the coding sequence ATGTACACTTATGTCGCCAAGCGTCTGCTCATCGCGATCCCGACGCTTTTGATCATCTCGCTGTTCGTTTTCATGCTCCAGAAGCTGCTGCCGGGCGATCCGATCCTGGCGATGGCGGGCGAGGAGCGCGACCCGGTGCTGATCGCCCAGCTCAGGGAGCAGTACCGGCTCAATGACCCGGTGGTCTATCAGTACCTCTATTGGCTCGGCGACGTGCTGCGTGGCGATCTCGGCACTTCGCTGCGGACCAACCAGCCGGTGACGGAGCTGATTCTGCAAAAGCTGCCGGTCACCATCCAGCTCGCGGTGATGGCGATGATCTTCGCGGTGCTGATCGGCATTCCGGCCGGCATCATCGCCGCGGTGCGCAAGAACACCCTGCTCGACTATCTCGCCAACCTGGTCGCGCTCTCGGGCCTGTCGATCCCCAACTTCTGGCTCGGCATCATGCTGATCCTGCTGGTCTCGGTCTATCTGGGCTGGCTTCCCGCCTCGGGCTACTACCCGTTCTTCGCCGACCCGTTGAGGTCGCTCGAGACCATGATCATGCCGGCCTTCGTGCTCTCGACGCCGCTCGCCGCGATGCTGATGCGCCATACGCGCTCCTCGATGCTCGGCGTGCTGCGCGCCGACTACATCCGTACCGCGCGGGCGAAGGGGCTCTCCGAGCGCACGGTGGTGATGGAGCATGGCCTGCGCAATGGGCTGCTGCCGGTGATCACGCTGTCGGCGCTGCTGTTCGGCGACCTGCTCGCCGGCGCGGTCCTGACCGAGCAGGTGTTCACCATTCCGGGCTTCGGCAAGCTGATCGTCGACGCCGTGTTCAACCGCGACTATGCGGTGGTGCAAGGCGTAGTCCTGTGCACCGCGGTCGCCTTCATCCTGATGAACCTGATCGCCGACATCCTCTATGTCCTGCTCAATCCGCGCATGAGGGCCACACTATGA
- a CDS encoding RidA family protein, with protein sequence MSDIQRYGAEGGHGTGGQRLPFSRAVEADGWLYVSGQTPMTDGEVVEGGIVEQSRLAIDNCLAIMKEADYGLQHVVHVTVVLTDARYFSSFNKVFEQTFGDHPPARICSVQDLVVDCKVEVGLVCFDASRKR encoded by the coding sequence ATGAGCGACATCCAACGCTACGGCGCCGAAGGCGGTCACGGCACCGGCGGCCAGCGGCTGCCCTTCTCCCGCGCGGTCGAGGCGGACGGCTGGCTCTACGTCTCCGGCCAGACCCCGATGACCGATGGAGAAGTGGTCGAGGGTGGAATCGTCGAGCAGTCACGGCTCGCGATCGATAACTGCCTGGCGATCATGAAGGAAGCCGATTATGGTCTCCAGCATGTGGTCCATGTGACCGTAGTGCTCACCGACGCGCGCTATTTCAGCTCGTTCAACAAGGTGTTCGAGCAGACGTTCGGCGATCATCCACCAGCGCGCATCTGCAGCGTCCAGGACCTGGTCGTCGACTGCAAGGTCGAGGTCGGGCTGGTCTGCTTCGACGCTTCGCGCAAGCGCTGA
- a CDS encoding ABC transporter substrate-binding protein, which yields MRIINRASGAVLLASALFALPVSAAELRIGLQDDPDVLDPHQSRTIAGRIVYAGLCDKLVDITPELEIVPQLATDWTWSEDASQLVMNLRQDVVFHDGTPFNAQAVVANIERAMTMPESRRRSELASVDTIEATGDYQVTFTMTGPDASLLAQLTDRAGMMLSPTAFADTGANFGSNPVCSGPFRFVERVQQDRIVLEKFDDYWNAENIFIDRVTYLPIPDATVRLANLRSGDINMLERLAASDAQTVKNDANLTYAETVGLGYQALYVNVDNGPRADSPMGNDKRVRQAFSLAIDREAISQIVFEGTQPAGNQPFPPSSPWYNAELPVPERDVAAARALLDEAGLDRVAVELQVGNIPVQMQMAQVIQAMVTEAGFDLRLRATEYATLLSEQTAGNFQLSRSDWSGRIDPDGNLHQFVTCEGGINDVHYCNPEVDALLNEARTFTDTPARKERYDAATRILQDDMPIIYLGHQSYIWAMDDDVTGFLPSPDGLIRLTGVRVAD from the coding sequence ATGAGAATCATAAACCGCGCCAGCGGCGCAGTGCTCCTGGCGAGCGCCCTCTTCGCCCTTCCCGTTTCGGCGGCCGAGCTGCGAATCGGGCTGCAGGATGATCCGGACGTCCTCGACCCCCATCAGTCGCGTACCATCGCCGGGCGCATCGTCTATGCCGGCCTCTGCGACAAGCTCGTCGACATTACCCCGGAGCTCGAGATCGTGCCCCAGCTCGCCACCGACTGGACATGGTCGGAAGACGCTTCGCAGCTGGTGATGAACCTGCGCCAGGACGTGGTGTTCCACGACGGCACGCCGTTCAACGCCCAGGCAGTGGTCGCCAATATCGAGCGCGCGATGACCATGCCGGAGTCGCGTCGCAGAAGCGAGCTCGCCTCGGTCGACACCATCGAGGCGACAGGCGACTACCAAGTCACCTTCACCATGACCGGTCCCGACGCTTCTCTGCTGGCCCAGCTCACCGACCGGGCCGGGATGATGCTCTCACCCACGGCCTTCGCCGATACGGGGGCGAACTTCGGCTCCAACCCGGTCTGCTCTGGCCCGTTCCGCTTCGTCGAACGCGTGCAGCAGGACCGGATCGTGCTGGAGAAGTTCGACGACTATTGGAACGCCGAGAACATCTTCATCGACCGCGTGACCTATCTGCCGATTCCCGATGCCACGGTGCGCCTGGCCAACCTGCGCTCCGGCGACATCAACATGTTGGAGCGTCTGGCCGCCTCCGACGCCCAGACGGTCAAGAACGATGCCAATCTCACCTATGCCGAGACCGTCGGCCTCGGCTACCAGGCGCTCTACGTCAACGTCGACAACGGCCCGCGCGCCGACAGTCCGATGGGCAACGACAAGCGTGTGCGCCAGGCCTTCTCACTGGCCATCGACCGCGAGGCGATCAGCCAGATCGTCTTCGAGGGCACCCAGCCGGCCGGCAACCAGCCATTCCCGCCGAGCAGCCCCTGGTACAACGCCGAACTCCCGGTGCCCGAACGCGATGTAGCGGCGGCTCGAGCGCTGCTCGACGAAGCCGGCCTCGACCGGGTCGCGGTCGAGCTGCAGGTCGGCAACATCCCCGTGCAGATGCAGATGGCCCAGGTCATCCAGGCGATGGTCACGGAGGCCGGTTTCGACCTGCGCCTGCGGGCGACCGAATACGCCACGCTCTTGTCAGAGCAGACCGCCGGCAACTTCCAGCTCAGCCGCTCCGACTGGTCCGGGCGCATCGACCCCGACGGCAACCTCCACCAGTTCGTCACCTGCGAGGGCGGCATCAACGACGTCCACTACTGCAACCCCGAGGTCGATGCGCTGCTCAACGAGGCGCGCACCTTCACCGATACCCCAGCGCGCAAGGAGCGCTACGACGCGGCGACGAGGATCCTCCAGGACGACATGCCGATCATCTATCTCGGCCACCAGTCCTACATATGGGCGATGGACGACGACGTGACCGGCTTCTTGCCTTCACCGGACGGGCTGATCCGGCTCACCGGAGTGCGGGTCGCAGACTAA
- a CDS encoding amino acid ABC transporter permease — protein sequence MNYTFNFTPVWQNWPLLLEGLALGLGLATLSIAIGSVAGLVLAFCATGKHPALRALAFGYVSIVRNLPILVIVLFIFFGLPQLGLAFDKSTSFILALSLYAAAYMTEVFRAGLLGVPPGISEAGQAIGLTPLSIKYYVVLPVMLRNAMPAFANNFVSLFKDTSLAAAIAVPELTFYAQKVNSESFRVLEVWSVTAALYIATCYLISLLLRGLESRLRL from the coding sequence ATGAACTACACCTTCAACTTCACCCCCGTATGGCAGAACTGGCCGCTGCTGCTCGAAGGGCTGGCCCTGGGCCTGGGTCTCGCCACGCTTTCGATCGCGATCGGCAGCGTCGCCGGGCTGGTACTCGCCTTCTGTGCCACGGGCAAGCACCCGGCGCTGCGGGCGCTGGCCTTCGGCTACGTCTCGATCGTGCGCAACCTGCCGATCCTGGTGATCGTGCTGTTCATCTTCTTCGGCCTGCCGCAGCTCGGCCTCGCCTTCGACAAGAGCACGAGCTTCATTCTCGCGCTGTCGCTCTACGCCGCGGCCTACATGACCGAGGTATTCCGCGCGGGGCTGCTCGGCGTGCCGCCGGGTATCAGCGAGGCGGGCCAAGCGATCGGCCTGACTCCGCTTTCGATCAAGTACTACGTGGTGCTGCCGGTGATGCTGCGCAACGCCATGCCTGCCTTCGCCAACAATTTCGTCTCGCTGTTCAAGGACACCTCGCTGGCGGCAGCGATCGCAGTGCCCGAATTGACCTTCTATGCCCAGAAGGTCAACTCGGAAAGCTTTCGCGTGCTCGAAGTCTGGAGCGTCACCGCAGCGCTCTACATCGCCACCTGCTACCTGATCAGCCTGCTGCTCAGGGGGCTCGAATCCCGCTTGCGGCTGTGA
- a CDS encoding amino acid ABC transporter permease — protein MDLELSYFLSEIVANRSMLLQGAWTTVSVSALAIASGTLLGILIGLALAYGTAPLRWPARLYVDLIRGTPVLVLVLATYYMSTPLGLPLTPFQAGAVALCLFCASHVAEIWRGALQALPIGQLEAGRAIGLTFPRICLYVLFPQAMRLAMPTWVTAAAEMVKASTLLSVIGVAELLLTSQQIISNNFLNLQFYFLAGAIYFAINFCIDMLGKYLSRHLEGAGKPRRPV, from the coding sequence ATGGACCTGGAACTCAGCTACTTCTTGAGCGAGATCGTCGCCAATCGCAGCATGTTGCTCCAAGGCGCCTGGACCACCGTCAGCGTCTCTGCACTGGCGATCGCCTCCGGCACCCTGCTCGGCATCCTGATCGGTCTGGCGCTGGCCTACGGCACCGCGCCGCTGCGCTGGCCCGCCCGGCTCTACGTCGATCTGATCCGTGGCACTCCTGTGCTGGTGCTGGTGCTCGCCACCTACTACATGTCGACTCCGCTCGGCCTGCCCCTCACGCCCTTCCAGGCCGGTGCGGTGGCGCTTTGCCTGTTCTGCGCCTCCCACGTCGCCGAAATCTGGCGCGGCGCGCTGCAGGCGCTGCCGATCGGCCAGCTCGAGGCCGGCCGGGCGATCGGCCTGACCTTTCCGAGGATCTGCCTGTATGTGCTGTTCCCGCAGGCGATGCGCCTGGCAATGCCGACCTGGGTCACCGCGGCGGCGGAGATGGTCAAGGCGTCGACGCTCTTGTCGGTGATCGGTGTGGCCGAGCTGCTGCTCACCAGCCAGCAGATCATCAGCAACAATTTCCTCAACCTGCAGTTCTACTTCCTCGCCGGCGCGATCTACTTCGCGATCAACTTCTGCATCGATATGCTCGGCAAGTACCTCTCCCGGCACCTCGAAGGGGCCGGCAAGCCCAGGAGGCCAGTATGA
- a CDS encoding D-TA family PLP-dependent enzyme, with product MRLTELDTPCVVIDEDKVEANLAGFQRHCDTLGVALRPHIKTHKLPELARRQLELGAKGITCQKIGEAEVFAAAGFDDILITFNIVGPAKLERLAALAARVERLCVVADSATVVEGLAGCFDRPERPLGVMVECDTGAGRCGVQSAEAALELARRIEAAPGLRFAGLMTYPKAFNEAQVQAWFSRAQALFDQAGIAIPTFSSGGTPSMWKLAEAPIVTEYRIGTYAYQDRSQVAAGACRLDDCALAVMTTVVSCPTPDRVVVDAGSKALTSDLLGLEGYGCVLGHPEARVVGLSEEHGTLDFSACAERPAVGDLLSIVPNHACPVSNLFDQVHFHRAGLLTRSLPVAARGKVG from the coding sequence ATGCGACTCACCGAACTCGACACGCCCTGCGTGGTCATCGACGAAGACAAGGTCGAGGCCAATCTGGCGGGATTCCAGCGCCACTGCGACACCCTCGGCGTCGCGCTGCGTCCGCACATCAAGACCCACAAGCTGCCCGAGCTGGCGCGCCGCCAGCTCGAGCTCGGCGCCAAGGGGATCACCTGCCAGAAGATCGGCGAAGCGGAAGTGTTCGCCGCCGCGGGCTTCGACGACATCCTGATCACCTTCAACATCGTCGGTCCAGCCAAGCTCGAGCGGCTCGCCGCCCTCGCCGCCCGGGTCGAACGACTTTGCGTGGTCGCCGACTCCGCTACCGTGGTCGAAGGGCTCGCTGGATGCTTCGACCGCCCCGAGCGTCCGCTCGGCGTGATGGTCGAATGCGACACCGGCGCCGGGCGCTGCGGCGTGCAGTCCGCCGAAGCCGCGCTGGAGCTGGCCCGCCGGATCGAAGCCGCGCCAGGCCTTCGCTTCGCCGGCCTCATGACCTATCCGAAAGCGTTCAACGAGGCCCAGGTGCAGGCGTGGTTCAGCCGCGCCCAGGCGCTGTTCGACCAGGCCGGCATCGCGATCCCGACGTTCAGCAGCGGCGGCACGCCGAGCATGTGGAAGCTCGCCGAGGCACCGATCGTCACCGAGTACCGCATCGGCACCTATGCCTACCAGGACCGCTCCCAGGTCGCCGCTGGCGCCTGCCGGCTCGACGACTGCGCGCTGGCGGTGATGACCACGGTGGTCAGCTGCCCGACACCCGACCGGGTAGTGGTCGACGCCGGCTCCAAGGCGCTGACCTCGGACCTGCTCGGCCTCGAGGGCTACGGCTGCGTGCTCGGCCATCCCGAGGCGCGAGTGGTGGGGCTGAGCGAAGAGCATGGCACCCTCGACTTCAGCGCCTGCGCCGAGCGCCCCGCCGTCGGCGACCTGCTCTCGATCGTGCCCAACCACGCCTGCCCGGTGTCGAACCTGTTCGATCAGGTCCATTTCCATCGCGCAGGCCTTCTCACCCGCAGCCTGCCGGTCGCGGCGCGCGGCAAGGTGGGCTGA
- a CDS encoding gamma-glutamyltransferase family protein: protein MFDFSHHAPYPSQRSATFSTTGMVAASQPQAAQAGREMLARGGNAVDAAIATAAALTVTEPTANGIGGDAFALVWVPEGSTGRLHGLNASGAAPAALSLEAVRAAGHESMPLYGWTPVTVPGAPGAWAELARRFGRLPLSASLAPAIRLAREGFPLSPMVAEMWARAERKFRPLLDDQATRGWFDCFTPGGRAPKAGEIYRNEAQAKTLESIAASGAESFYRGELAERIDAFARATDGYLRGSDLAAFAPEWVEPVGVDYRGHKIWEIPPNGQGMIALMALRIIDGFAERPAREDLTLLHRQIEALKLAYADGFAHIADPRDMRVAVEALLSEEYALERRALIQDQAIDPTPGEPRAGGTVYLATADREGMMVSFIQSNYHGFGSGVVVPGTGIALHNRGHGFVLDPNHPNALAPGKKPFHTIIPGFITRGDQAFGPFGVMGGFMQPQGHMQVAMNLIDFRLNPQAALDAPRWQWLGGKRVAIEHGYPRHLLRELQACGHQIESAFDSTSFGRGQVILRDPVTGVLCGGTEPRTDASIAVV, encoded by the coding sequence ATGTTCGACTTTTCCCATCATGCGCCTTATCCCTCCCAGCGCTCGGCGACCTTCTCGACCACGGGCATGGTCGCCGCCTCCCAGCCGCAGGCGGCCCAGGCCGGGCGCGAAATGCTTGCGCGCGGCGGCAATGCGGTCGATGCCGCGATCGCCACCGCCGCGGCGCTGACCGTCACCGAGCCGACCGCCAATGGCATCGGCGGTGACGCCTTCGCGCTGGTCTGGGTTCCCGAAGGCAGTACCGGGCGCCTGCACGGGCTCAACGCCAGCGGTGCGGCACCCGCTGCGCTTTCGCTTGAAGCGGTGCGCGCGGCGGGGCACGAATCGATGCCGCTGTATGGCTGGACACCGGTGACCGTTCCAGGCGCGCCGGGCGCCTGGGCGGAGCTGGCCCGGCGCTTCGGGCGGCTGCCTCTCAGCGCTTCGTTGGCGCCGGCGATCAGGCTCGCTCGCGAGGGTTTTCCGCTCTCGCCGATGGTCGCCGAGATGTGGGCTCGCGCCGAGCGCAAGTTTCGTCCGCTGCTCGATGACCAGGCCACCCGCGGCTGGTTCGACTGCTTCACCCCGGGCGGGCGAGCGCCGAAGGCCGGAGAGATCTACCGCAACGAGGCCCAGGCGAAGACGCTTGAGTCGATCGCGGCGAGCGGGGCGGAAAGCTTCTATCGTGGCGAGCTGGCCGAACGGATCGATGCTTTTGCGCGCGCCACCGACGGCTATCTGCGCGGTTCGGATCTCGCCGCTTTCGCGCCTGAGTGGGTCGAGCCGGTCGGGGTCGACTATCGCGGCCACAAGATCTGGGAGATCCCGCCCAATGGCCAGGGCATGATCGCGCTGATGGCGCTGCGGATCATCGACGGCTTTGCCGAGCGTCCGGCCCGAGAGGACCTGACCCTGCTGCACCGCCAGATCGAGGCGCTCAAACTCGCCTATGCCGACGGCTTCGCCCATATCGCCGATCCGCGCGATATGAGGGTCGCGGTCGAGGCGCTGCTGTCCGAGGAGTACGCCTTGGAACGGCGTGCGCTGATCCAGGACCAGGCGATCGACCCGACGCCGGGGGAGCCGCGCGCAGGAGGCACCGTCTATCTCGCCACCGCCGATCGCGAGGGCATGATGGTCTCGTTCATCCAGAGCAACTACCACGGCTTCGGCTCAGGGGTGGTGGTGCCGGGTACCGGAATTGCGCTGCACAACCGCGGCCACGGTTTCGTGCTCGACCCCAACCATCCCAACGCCCTGGCGCCGGGCAAGAAGCCGTTCCACACCATCATTCCTGGATTCATCACCCGCGGTGACCAGGCGTTCGGCCCGTTCGGCGTGATGGGCGGCTTCATGCAGCCCCAGGGCCATATGCAGGTGGCGATGAATCTGATCGACTTCCGGCTCAACCCCCAGGCCGCGCTCGATGCTCCGCGCTGGCAATGGCTCGGCGGCAAGCGGGTGGCGATCGAGCATGGCTACCCTCGGCACCTGCTGCGCGAGCTGCAGGCCTGCGGGCACCAGATCGAGTCGGCCTTCGACTCGACCAGCTTTGGCCGCGGCCAGGTGATCCTGCGTGATCCAGTTACCGGAGTGCTCTGCGGCGGTACCGAACCGCGTACCGATGCGAGCATCGCGGTGGTATGA
- a CDS encoding FadR/GntR family transcriptional regulator: protein MQENSNFALERIHGLLKAGQVDADGKLPTERALSEMFGVSRRAVRRALEVLEAEGEIWRRQGSGTYVGRKPDGWTEQVENLVADTNFMEVMEVRLRIEPQLAQLAALRAKSEDVASMRRFAEKTFEAEDSDARELWDGALHRQLAQSAGNSLFLSLFEVINRVRQDEAWRAIRRRARLPGDTRPRSYSEHLAIITAIEARDPARAGEAMRRHLLRLQEDVIRQTSMVQVDMDEIESSAASIEAPEQRL, encoded by the coding sequence ATGCAAGAGAACTCCAATTTCGCGCTCGAAAGGATTCACGGCCTGCTGAAAGCGGGCCAGGTGGATGCCGACGGCAAACTACCCACCGAGCGCGCCCTGTCGGAAATGTTCGGCGTCAGCCGTCGAGCCGTGCGCCGTGCACTCGAAGTGCTCGAGGCGGAGGGTGAGATCTGGCGCCGGCAGGGGTCGGGCACCTATGTCGGACGCAAGCCCGATGGTTGGACCGAGCAGGTCGAGAACCTCGTCGCCGATACCAATTTCATGGAAGTCATGGAGGTCCGGCTCAGGATCGAGCCGCAGCTGGCACAGCTGGCCGCCCTGCGGGCGAAGAGCGAGGACGTCGCCTCGATGCGCCGGTTTGCCGAGAAGACCTTCGAGGCCGAGGACTCCGATGCCCGCGAACTGTGGGACGGCGCGCTGCACCGGCAGCTCGCACAGAGCGCCGGCAACAGCCTGTTCCTGTCGCTGTTCGAGGTGATCAATCGCGTCCGCCAGGACGAAGCCTGGCGGGCCATCCGCAGGCGCGCCAGGCTCCCCGGGGACACCCGGCCGCGCTCCTACTCCGAGCACCTCGCGATCATCACCGCCATCGAAGCGCGGGACCCCGCCCGCGCGGGCGAGGCGATGCGCCGGCATCTTCTCAGGCTGCAGGAAGACGTCATCCGCCAGACATCGATGGTCCAAGTCGACATGGATGAGATCGAAAGCTCAGCGGCGTCGATCGAGGCGCCTGAACAGAGGCTCTGA